The Rattus rattus isolate New Zealand chromosome 1, Rrattus_CSIRO_v1, whole genome shotgun sequence genome includes a region encoding these proteins:
- the LOC116888737 gene encoding olfactory receptor 13C3-like: protein MDKNNQTFVSEFLLLGLSGYPKTEILYFVIMLVMYLVILTGNGVLIIASIFDSHLHTPMYFFLCNLSFLDICYTTSFVPSTLVSQISKKRNISFSGCTVQMFVAFAMGSTECLLLGMMAFDRYVAICNPLRYSIIMSKEVYVSMASASWFSGVINSVVQTSLAMQLPFCGNNVINDFTCEVLAVLKLACADISLNIVTMAISNMAFLVLPLLLIFFSYVFILYTILRMNSATGRRKAFSTCSAHLTVVGIFYGTVFFMYAKPKSQDLTGEDKSRISDKVISLFYGVVTPMLNPIIYSLRNKDVKAAIKYILKQKYIP from the coding sequence ATGGATAAAAATAACCAGACATTTGTTTCTGAATTCCTTCTTTTGGGCCTTTCTGGATACCCAAAGACCGAGATCCTTTATTTTGTTATCATGCTTGTTATGTATCTAGTGATTCTAACTGGCAATGGTGTTCTGATCATAGCAAGCATCTTTGATTCCCATCTCCACacgcccatgtacttcttcctgtgCAACCTCTCCTTCCTGGATATCTGCTACACAACATCTTTTGTTCCTTCAACATTAGTAAGccaaatttcaaagaaaagaaacatttctttctctggttGTACAGTGCAGATGTTCGTTGCATTTGCAATGGGCTCAACAGAATGTTTGCTTCTTGGCATGATGGCTTTTGATCGCTACGTGGCCATCTGCAACCCTCTGAGATACTCCATCATCATGAGCAAAGAGGTGTATGTATCCATGGCATCTGCATCATGGTTCTCTGGTGTAATCAACTCAGTTGTGCAAACATCCCTTGCCATGCAGCTGCCTTTCTGTGGGAATAATGTTATTAATGATTTTACTTGTGAGGTCTTAGCTGTTCTCAAGCTAGCATGCGCTGATATATCTCTCAATATTGTTACCATGGCGATATCAAATATGGCCTTTCTGGTCCTTCCACTACTACTCATCTTTTTCTCCTACGTGTTCATCCTCTACACTATCTTGAGAATGAACTCAGCCACCGGGAGACGCAAGGCATTCTCCACCTGCTCTGCCCACCTGACTGTGGTGGGCATATTTTATGGAACTGTCTTCTTTATGTATGCGAAACCCAAGTCCCAAGATCTGACTGGGGAAGACAAGTCCCGAATTTCAGATAaggtcatttctttattttatggagTAGTTACCCCCATGCTGAATCCAATCATTTACAGCTTGAGGAATAAGGATGTTAAAGCTGCCATAAAATACATACTGAAACAGAAGTACATTCCATAA